The Candidatus Dormiibacterota bacterium genome segment TTTACGGCGAACCATTACCGGTTCGGGGCTATCTCGCGACCACCACTGCGTTCGGAATTGCGCCTGCCGCGAAAGGTGAACCCGCGATCGGTGTGAGCACGCCGGTCGTCGCGTTGATGGTATAGGCGGAGACGTTGGCGGAGTTGGAATTGGCAACGTACGCAAACTTGCCGGCGGGATCGACTGCTACCCCGTGGGGATTGGTGCCCGACGCGAAGGGCGAACCCGCGATCGGCGTGAGCGCGCCGGTTGTCGCGTTGATGATGTAGGCGGAGACGTTGGCGTCGCCCTGATTGGTAACGTACGCGAACTTACCGCTGGGATCGACCGCCACGGTCTTGGGGGAGGTGCCCGCCGCGAAGGGCGAACCCGCCATCGGCGTGAGCGCGCCGGTCGCCGCGTTGATGGTGTAGGCGGAGATGTTAGCGGAGTTGGCATTGGCAGCGTACGCGAACTTGCCGGTAGGATCGACGGTCACGCCATAAGGAGCGTCGCCTGCCGCGAAGGGCGAGCCCGCCACCGGCGTCAGTGCACCGGTCGTCGCGTTGATGGTGTAGGCGGAGACGCTGTTGCCGCCATATGAGTTGGCGACGTACGCGAACTTGCCGGTGGGATCAACCGCTACGCCGGCGGGAGTGCTGCCCGCCGCGAAAGGCGAGCCCGCCACCGGCGTCAGTGCACCGGTCGTCGCGTTGATGGTGTAGGCGGAGACGTTGTTGGAGCTCGCGTTGGTAACGTACGCGAACTTACCGCTGGGATCGACCATCACTCCAT includes the following:
- a CDS encoding beta-propeller fold lactonase family protein, with the translated sequence MKRFLLILVGLATLVLAACTSSGTAFNPPPTPLIAKFAYVANYSSGNVSAYTIDAATGALTPVAGSPFAAGTNPHGVAVDPAGKFAYVTDSSSDNVFAYTIDAATGALTPVAGSPFAAGSFPNGVMVDPSGKFAYVTNASSNNVSAYTINATTGALTPVAGSPFAAGSTPAGVAVDPTGKFAYVANSYGGNSVSAYTINATTGALTPVAGSPFAAGDAPYGVTVDPTGKFAYAANANSANISAYTINAATGALTPMAGSPFAAGTSPKTVAVDPSGKFAYVTNQGDANVSAYIINATTGALTPIAGSPFASGTNPHGVAVDPAGKFAYVANSNSANVSAYTINATTGVLTPIAGSPFAAGAIPNAVVVAR